In Cryptosporangium minutisporangium, one DNA window encodes the following:
- a CDS encoding PspC domain-containing protein has protein sequence MPPGPVPPGGSVPPGGSMPPGGHFPPGGSTPWAGAGGGGWTWNRGRTLTRTRQGKFIAGVCAGLGRSTGVDPILFRVILAVLVFFGGIGALLYLVAWLVLPVDDEPASPIESLLGRGRSGTSPALTVGLIVLAALVLVGSLNNGFQATLLLAACVMGGVLLLRRTGHHNGYPAAPVGVGPAADPTLGFASPTFPTPPTAPPAPPAPQAAPAEQAAWAAAATTPVAATMPTATADPYLPPTASVPPTPSVPPSVSVPPAATPFAASAPPTPFPASVPPYTPPHADPYGTPGGTYTAPFAPYGPYGPYGGGATPPMHVVPPVPPMPPKRPKERSVLGRLTFSVACLAIVILVIINAAGGNIPFTGFVALALGIVAAGLLIGAWVGRARWLIPLGVLLTFALGIGSIAENVDGGPSNDGRDVTHRPTSVAEVLPTYEFGAGDFELDLTAVDFTGTTKTIVVNSGFGDSQILLPEDVDVRIEYDLGAGDAQILDRRDEGLGVHGIQIDEGENGPDTSNLKLVIHHGAGDLEVTR, from the coding sequence GTGCCGCCCGGTCCCGTGCCGCCCGGTGGCTCCGTGCCGCCCGGCGGCTCCATGCCGCCCGGCGGGCACTTCCCGCCCGGTGGTTCGACGCCATGGGCCGGTGCCGGCGGCGGCGGATGGACCTGGAACCGCGGCCGGACGCTCACCCGTACGCGTCAGGGCAAGTTCATCGCCGGCGTCTGTGCCGGCCTCGGCCGGAGCACCGGCGTCGACCCCATCCTGTTCCGGGTCATCCTCGCCGTGCTGGTCTTCTTCGGCGGCATCGGCGCCCTCCTCTACTTGGTGGCCTGGCTCGTCCTCCCCGTCGACGACGAACCCGCCTCGCCGATCGAGTCGCTGCTCGGGCGAGGACGCTCCGGCACCTCACCTGCGCTGACGGTCGGGCTGATCGTGCTGGCCGCGCTGGTCCTGGTCGGCTCGCTCAACAACGGTTTCCAGGCCACGCTGCTGCTGGCGGCCTGCGTGATGGGCGGCGTGCTGCTACTGCGCCGAACCGGGCACCACAACGGTTACCCGGCCGCGCCCGTCGGTGTCGGCCCGGCTGCGGACCCGACGCTGGGATTCGCGTCCCCGACGTTCCCGACTCCGCCGACCGCACCGCCCGCACCGCCCGCACCGCAGGCGGCACCCGCTGAGCAGGCGGCGTGGGCAGCGGCCGCGACGACGCCGGTGGCCGCGACGATGCCGACCGCGACCGCTGACCCGTACCTCCCGCCGACCGCGTCGGTTCCGCCCACCCCGTCGGTGCCGCCGTCCGTTTCGGTTCCGCCGGCCGCGACGCCGTTCGCCGCGTCGGCTCCCCCGACGCCGTTCCCCGCGAGCGTCCCCCCGTACACGCCGCCGCACGCCGACCCGTACGGCACGCCGGGCGGCACCTACACGGCGCCGTTCGCCCCCTACGGTCCCTACGGTCCGTACGGCGGAGGCGCGACGCCGCCGATGCACGTGGTTCCGCCGGTGCCTCCGATGCCGCCGAAGCGTCCCAAGGAGCGCTCGGTGCTCGGCCGGCTGACGTTCTCGGTGGCCTGCCTCGCGATCGTCATCCTGGTGATCATCAACGCGGCCGGTGGGAACATCCCGTTCACCGGGTTCGTCGCGCTGGCGCTCGGCATCGTCGCCGCCGGTCTGCTGATCGGTGCCTGGGTCGGACGCGCCCGCTGGCTCATCCCGCTCGGCGTGCTCCTGACGTTCGCCCTGGGCATCGGGTCGATCGCCGAGAACGTCGACGGCGGCCCGTCCAACGACGGACGCGACGTCACGCACCGTCCGACCAGCGTCGCCGAGGTCTTGCCGACGTACGAGTTCGGCGCCGGTGACTTCGAGCTCGACCTGACGGCCGTCGACTTCACCGGCACGACCAAAACCATCGTCGTCAACTCCGGGTTCGGCGACTCCCAGATCCTGCTGCCCGAGGACGTCGACGTGAGGATCGAGTACGACCTGGGTGCCGGCGACGCACAGATACTCGACCGGCGCGACGAGGGCCTCGGCGTCCACGGCATCCAGATCGACGAGGGCGAGAACGGACCGGACACCAGCAACCTCAAGCTGGTCATCCACCACGGCGCCGGGGACCTGGAGGTCACGCGATGA
- a CDS encoding PspC domain-containing protein → METSVPYAAAQQLTAQYLAAHQQVQQAQQAQQEAAARARAEADRIAAAHAEAHRATVERATAEHVAAHGPAAERATEAVRKAARAAAAAATAAMPPTASGFVTSGLATSSGVPIRRLYRRTDDRVLGGVASGIAEHVGARPLVVRLVFLLLLAFGGLGAVLYAVFWAVLSLDPAAEQRGRHRDTGQLVAFLVFGLGIIIVLLGVGGNSQLVLVWCLGVVAVGAALVWRRADPVQRQRWTAAAPQVPWLGPVLSGGRAMTAIRLAGGGVLVMVGLVGFLVFTGEWQSVRDGFLFGTVLLTGVALVIAPWLAQIIVELRAERSERIRSQERAEIAAMVHDQVLHTLALIQRRSSDPREVARLARGQERSLRNWLYKPTASAAERIGAALEEAAAEVEDAFAVSVDAVVVGDCPLDPPLSALVQASREALVNAGKHAGVASVSLYAEIEPDQVSVFIRDRGRGFDPSRVDDDRHGVRGSILGRMERHGGKAEIRSSPGSGTEVRLTMTRTNGE, encoded by the coding sequence GTGGAGACCTCCGTGCCCTACGCGGCGGCCCAACAGCTGACCGCTCAGTACCTCGCCGCCCACCAGCAGGTCCAGCAAGCTCAGCAGGCCCAGCAGGAGGCCGCTGCCCGCGCCCGTGCCGAAGCCGACCGCATCGCGGCCGCACACGCCGAGGCGCACCGAGCGACCGTCGAGCGCGCGACCGCTGAGCACGTGGCCGCGCACGGCCCCGCTGCCGAGCGCGCCACCGAGGCGGTCCGGAAGGCGGCCCGCGCCGCGGCCGCGGCCGCGACCGCAGCCATGCCTCCGACCGCGTCCGGCTTCGTCACGTCAGGCCTGGCGACGTCGTCCGGCGTACCGATCCGGCGGCTCTACCGCCGCACGGACGACCGCGTCCTGGGCGGTGTCGCGTCGGGTATCGCCGAGCACGTCGGCGCCCGCCCGCTCGTCGTCCGGCTGGTGTTCTTGTTGTTGCTCGCGTTCGGCGGGCTCGGGGCCGTGCTGTACGCGGTGTTCTGGGCGGTGCTGAGCCTCGACCCAGCCGCCGAACAGCGCGGACGGCACCGCGACACCGGTCAGCTCGTCGCGTTCCTGGTGTTCGGCCTCGGCATCATCATCGTGCTGCTCGGCGTCGGGGGGAACAGCCAGCTGGTGCTGGTCTGGTGTCTCGGCGTCGTCGCGGTCGGCGCGGCGCTGGTCTGGCGTCGAGCCGATCCGGTGCAGCGGCAGCGGTGGACCGCGGCAGCACCCCAGGTGCCGTGGCTCGGCCCGGTCCTGTCGGGCGGCCGGGCGATGACCGCGATCCGGTTGGCCGGCGGCGGTGTCCTGGTGATGGTCGGCCTGGTCGGCTTCCTGGTGTTCACCGGCGAGTGGCAGTCGGTCCGGGACGGTTTCCTGTTCGGCACCGTGCTCCTCACCGGCGTCGCGCTGGTGATCGCACCCTGGCTGGCGCAGATCATCGTCGAACTGCGGGCCGAGCGCAGCGAGCGGATCCGTTCCCAGGAGCGGGCCGAGATCGCGGCGATGGTGCACGACCAGGTGCTGCACACGCTCGCGCTGATCCAACGGCGCTCGAGCGACCCGCGCGAGGTCGCGCGGCTGGCCCGCGGCCAGGAACGCTCGCTGCGCAACTGGCTCTACAAGCCGACGGCCTCGGCCGCCGAGCGGATCGGTGCCGCGTTGGAGGAGGCCGCCGCCGAGGTCGAGGACGCGTTCGCGGTGAGCGTCGACGCGGTGGTGGTCGGCGACTGCCCGCTGGACCCGCCGCTTTCGGCCCTGGTTCAGGCGTCCCGAGAGGCTTTGGTCAACGCGGGCAAGCACGCCGGAGTAGCGTCCGTGTCGCTGTACGCCGAGATCGAACCCGACCAGGTGAGCGTCTTCATCCGTGACCGCGGCCGGGGCTTCGACCCCTCGCGCGTGGACGACGACCGGCACGGCGTGCGGGGCTCGATCCTCGGTCGGATGGAGCGGCACGGCGGAAAGGCCGAGATCCGGAGCAGCCCCGGGAGTGGTACCGAGGTCCGGCTGACGATGACGCGTACGAACGGTGAGTAG
- a CDS encoding response regulator transcription factor: MTSPTDGRIRVVLVDDHGMFRAGVRAELGGRVEVVGEASTVPQAVSVITTLTPDVVLLDVHMPDGGGRAVLEAIRPTLPQVKFLALSVSDAADDVIGLIRAGARGYVTKTIAADELTDAVRRVAEGDAVFSPRLAGFVLDAFTQRPETVVRDPELDLLTNREREVLRLLARGYAYKEIASELFISVKTVETHVSSVLRKLQMSNRYELSRWAVDRRLI, translated from the coding sequence ATGACTAGTCCGACGGACGGCCGGATCAGAGTCGTTCTGGTCGACGATCACGGGATGTTCCGGGCCGGCGTCCGCGCCGAACTCGGTGGCCGGGTCGAGGTGGTGGGCGAGGCGAGCACGGTGCCGCAGGCGGTGTCGGTGATCACCACCCTCACCCCGGACGTGGTGCTGCTCGACGTCCACATGCCGGACGGCGGGGGACGGGCCGTCCTCGAGGCGATCCGGCCGACGCTGCCGCAGGTGAAGTTCCTCGCGCTGAGCGTCTCGGACGCCGCCGACGATGTGATCGGGCTGATCCGGGCCGGCGCCCGGGGCTACGTGACGAAGACGATCGCCGCCGACGAGCTGACGGACGCGGTGCGCCGGGTCGCCGAGGGGGACGCGGTGTTCTCGCCGCGGCTGGCCGGGTTCGTGCTCGACGCGTTCACCCAGCGGCCGGAGACCGTGGTTCGGGACCCGGAGCTCGACCTGCTCACGAACCGGGAGCGCGAGGTGCTGCGTTTACTGGCGCGGGGTTACGCGTACAAGGAGATCGCTTCCGAGCTGTTCATCTCGGTGAAGACGGTCGAGACGCACGTGTCGAGCGTCCTGCGCAAGCTGCAGATGTCCAACCGCTACGAGCTGTCCCGCTGGGCGGTCGACCGAAGGCTTATCTGA
- a CDS encoding PadR family transcriptional regulator — translation MYRTPHEHRGRGRGRQGFFPGFGGVPPFPPGSPGFGPFGPHGRGGRRARRGNVRGAVLVLLRERPMHGYEMIGEIAERSNGVWRPSPGSLYPALQLMEDEGLVTIEETEGKRLVSLTERGRVEADKLAESGTTPWAQVSEGVEQSMLDLHAAIGPVVHAAGQVAQVGTEEQRAKAVEILTDARRKLYTLLAEAE, via the coding sequence ATGTACCGCACACCCCACGAGCACCGCGGCCGAGGCCGCGGACGACAGGGTTTCTTTCCCGGCTTCGGCGGAGTTCCGCCCTTTCCCCCGGGCTCGCCCGGATTCGGCCCCTTCGGCCCTCATGGGCGCGGCGGCCGCCGGGCTCGTCGCGGCAACGTCCGCGGCGCCGTCCTCGTGCTGCTCCGCGAGCGGCCGATGCACGGCTACGAGATGATCGGCGAGATCGCCGAGCGCAGTAACGGCGTCTGGCGGCCGAGCCCCGGCTCGCTCTACCCGGCCCTCCAGCTGATGGAGGACGAAGGTCTCGTCACCATCGAGGAGACCGAGGGCAAGCGGCTGGTATCGCTCACCGAGCGGGGCCGCGTCGAGGCGGACAAACTGGCCGAGAGCGGCACCACGCCGTGGGCGCAGGTGTCCGAGGGTGTCGAGCAGAGCATGCTCGACCTGCACGCCGCGATCGGTCCGGTCGTCCACGCCGCCGGTCAGGTGGCCCAGGTGGGCACCGAGGAGCAGCGCGCCAAGGCCGTCGAGATCCTCACCGACGCCCGGCGCAAGCTCTACACGCTGCTAGCCGAAGCAGAGTGA
- a CDS encoding RelA/SpoT family protein, translated as MSAEATPFGSNPTQPLGRRGSDDAQTGGAVAGGPVARRALRALLRAGAATTAGRNRQNDPLANMLALHREAHPRADVEVLRRAYTIAERAHRGQMRKSGEPYITHPLAVTEICAELGMDTTALVAAILHDTVEDTQYTLDQLRADFGDEVALLVDGLTKLDKVRFGTAAAEAETNRKMIITAGRDPRVLVIKLADRVHNMRTLGFKSGPSQQRIARATNEVLIPLAGRLGIHKIKRELEDLVFRILQPEAYAEVERRVETRMAERTAYLDGLVAEASGALRSARIKASVTWRERHLKSVWKQINKTPNAPGDFIGADRLVVVIDGDPTECYAALGVIHGRWHPIPGRFKDHIGVPKFNMYQSLHTTVIAPEGRCDVLIRTEGMNRVAEYGIAALHRFGRDRVGDAAAELEWLQRVLDWQEEAAEPGEFMDSLRSGLSDHEVLVFTPNGRAISLPENATPVDFAYAVSTRLGDRCIGSKVNGQLVPLARPLSDGDVVEVLTSPSEYSGPSEEWLTFAKSPQAQIQIRRWFAEDVSDASVEDGRRNIAAALAAEGRVLAHDRPLSMLARVLDLPDHDSLCAAVADGRLDPTDVARRLILIVDGPGED; from the coding sequence ATGAGCGCCGAGGCCACCCCGTTCGGGTCGAATCCGACCCAGCCGCTCGGTCGCCGCGGATCAGACGACGCGCAGACCGGCGGAGCGGTGGCGGGGGGGCCGGTGGCTCGGAGAGCGCTACGGGCTCTCCTCCGCGCCGGGGCGGCGACCACCGCCGGGCGCAACCGTCAGAACGATCCGCTGGCGAACATGCTGGCACTGCACCGCGAAGCGCACCCCCGGGCCGACGTCGAGGTTCTCCGTCGGGCCTACACGATCGCCGAGCGCGCCCACCGCGGGCAGATGCGCAAGAGCGGCGAGCCGTACATCACCCACCCGCTCGCGGTCACCGAGATCTGCGCCGAGCTGGGCATGGACACCACCGCCCTGGTCGCCGCGATCCTGCACGACACGGTCGAGGACACCCAGTACACGCTGGACCAGCTACGCGCCGACTTCGGTGACGAGGTCGCGCTGCTGGTCGACGGGTTGACCAAGCTGGACAAGGTCCGCTTCGGCACGGCCGCAGCCGAGGCCGAGACCAACCGGAAGATGATCATCACGGCCGGCCGCGACCCGCGCGTCCTGGTGATCAAGCTCGCTGACCGCGTCCACAACATGCGGACGCTCGGCTTCAAGTCCGGCCCTTCCCAGCAGCGGATCGCTCGCGCCACCAACGAGGTGTTGATCCCACTGGCCGGTCGGCTCGGGATCCACAAGATCAAGCGCGAGTTGGAAGACTTGGTCTTCCGGATCCTCCAGCCGGAGGCCTACGCCGAGGTCGAGCGCCGCGTCGAGACGCGGATGGCCGAGCGCACGGCTTACCTCGACGGCCTGGTCGCCGAGGCCTCCGGGGCGCTGCGGAGCGCCCGGATCAAGGCCAGCGTCACCTGGCGTGAGCGCCACCTCAAGTCGGTTTGGAAGCAGATCAACAAGACGCCGAACGCGCCCGGCGACTTCATCGGCGCCGACCGGCTCGTCGTGGTCATCGACGGCGACCCGACGGAGTGTTACGCAGCGCTCGGCGTGATCCACGGACGGTGGCACCCGATCCCGGGCCGGTTCAAGGACCACATCGGCGTTCCGAAGTTCAACATGTACCAGTCGCTGCACACCACGGTGATCGCGCCGGAGGGCCGCTGCGACGTGCTGATCCGGACCGAGGGCATGAACCGCGTCGCCGAGTACGGCATCGCCGCGCTGCACCGGTTCGGCCGGGATCGAGTGGGTGACGCCGCGGCCGAGCTCGAGTGGCTGCAGCGGGTGCTCGACTGGCAGGAGGAGGCCGCCGAGCCGGGCGAGTTCATGGACTCGCTGCGCTCCGGCCTCTCCGACCACGAGGTGCTCGTCTTCACGCCGAACGGGCGGGCGATCAGCCTGCCGGAGAACGCGACACCGGTCGACTTCGCCTACGCGGTCTCCACCCGGCTCGGCGACCGATGCATCGGCTCCAAGGTGAACGGGCAGCTCGTACCGCTGGCCCGGCCTCTCTCCGACGGCGACGTGGTGGAAGTGCTCACGTCGCCGTCGGAGTATTCGGGGCCGAGCGAGGAGTGGCTGACGTTCGCGAAGAGCCCGCAGGCGCAGATCCAGATCCGTCGCTGGTTCGCCGAGGACGTCTCGGACGCGTCGGTCGAGGACGGGCGGCGGAACATCGCGGCGGCGCTGGCCGCGGAGGGGCGCGTGCTGGCGCACGACCGACCGCTGTCGATGCTGGCCCGGGTCCTCGACCTGCCGGATCACGATTCGCTCTGCGCGGCGGTGGCCGACGGCCGTCTCGACCCGACCGACGTCGCCCGCCGCCTGATCCTCATCGTCGACGGTCCGGGCGAGGACTGA
- a CDS encoding Gmad2 immunoglobulin-like domain-containing protein, with protein sequence MRRHDIRHRRAAAALGALALLTTAACSGDDGDSAAAPTASAKSSPTTVTTTAASPVSTPALDAGPITLSTPGEGATVDRSFLVRGSGVAFEGTVLWKLSDAGGGEAISGYATAGTTTKQPFQFTVEAPDAGEYTLTVYRESAVDGAQTDAVSRTITVR encoded by the coding sequence ATGCGGCGACACGACATCCGGCACCGGCGGGCTGCGGCGGCCCTGGGCGCGCTCGCCCTCCTCACCACTGCTGCGTGCAGTGGTGACGACGGCGATTCGGCGGCGGCGCCCACTGCGTCCGCCAAGAGCAGTCCGACTACGGTCACCACGACGGCGGCGAGCCCGGTCTCCACGCCGGCGCTCGACGCCGGGCCGATCACGCTCAGCACACCCGGTGAGGGCGCGACCGTCGACCGCAGTTTCCTGGTCCGCGGCTCGGGGGTCGCGTTCGAGGGCACCGTGCTCTGGAAGCTCTCCGACGCGGGCGGCGGGGAAGCGATCAGCGGTTACGCCACCGCAGGCACGACCACGAAGCAGCCGTTCCAGTTCACGGTCGAGGCCCCGGACGCCGGCGAGTACACGCTGACCGTGTACCGGGAGTCCGCAGTCGACGGCGCCCAGACCGACGCCGTCAGCCGCACGATCACCGTGCGGTAG
- a CDS encoding PH domain-containing protein: protein MAVPYRLLMDGEDVVVHRHPHVRVLFRPAVVTVVVVGVAGLLIAVVSQSSTRWGIAAVALVVLGASVSRPVLHWLTTTLTVTDRRLLLRSGVFARYGRDIPLGRIEEVSFEHTLLERALGCGTLYVDLTGDRGVVVVQNVPGVERVQGAVYQLLDEEFGDFDAEDLDPDVEEEFDGDLDEIDAEPEVVGRRWLRRR from the coding sequence GTGGCCGTGCCGTACCGCCTGCTGATGGACGGCGAGGACGTCGTCGTTCACCGTCACCCGCACGTGCGGGTGCTTTTCCGCCCTGCGGTGGTCACCGTCGTCGTGGTGGGGGTGGCCGGGCTGCTGATCGCGGTGGTGTCACAGTCCTCGACGCGGTGGGGGATCGCCGCTGTCGCGCTCGTCGTCCTGGGCGCCTCGGTGTCCCGGCCGGTACTGCACTGGCTGACGACGACGTTGACCGTGACCGATCGTCGCCTGCTGCTGCGCTCCGGGGTGTTCGCGCGGTACGGGCGGGACATCCCGCTCGGCCGGATCGAAGAGGTCTCGTTCGAGCACACGCTGCTGGAGCGGGCGCTCGGCTGCGGCACGCTCTACGTCGATCTGACCGGCGACCGCGGTGTGGTCGTCGTGCAGAACGTGCCGGGGGTGGAGCGCGTGCAGGGCGCGGTCTACCAGCTGCTCGACGAGGAGTTCGGCGACTTCGACGCGGAGGACCTCGACCCGGACGTCGAGGAGGAGTTCGACGGGGACCTCGACGAGATCGACGCGGAGCCGGAGGTCGTCGGACGACGCTGGCTCCGGCGGCGTTAG
- a CDS encoding GtrA family protein → MTLLAKFRAGREGLLRQLASFGAIGALNFVVDTAIFNALFVVGPVKAQIVATVVATTLSYFLNRHWTFRKHERSGLRREYTLFFVLNGVGLAITAAIVGVAKYGFDLHDQLALNVVRLFAIGVATLFRFWSYKRWVFGKEVVPAPAVVTSGTDATGTEPAAVADAAATIVRTVPEQRSDREPVRADL, encoded by the coding sequence GTGACTCTGTTGGCCAAGTTTCGCGCCGGTCGGGAAGGGCTCCTCCGCCAGCTGGCGTCGTTCGGCGCCATCGGAGCCTTGAACTTTGTCGTCGATACCGCGATCTTCAACGCGCTGTTCGTGGTCGGTCCGGTGAAGGCGCAGATCGTGGCGACCGTCGTGGCGACGACGCTGTCGTACTTCTTGAACCGGCACTGGACGTTCCGGAAGCACGAACGGTCCGGGCTGCGGCGCGAGTACACGTTGTTCTTCGTGCTCAACGGCGTCGGGCTGGCGATCACCGCGGCGATCGTCGGCGTCGCGAAGTACGGCTTCGACCTGCACGACCAGCTGGCGCTGAACGTGGTGCGGCTGTTCGCGATCGGGGTCGCGACGCTGTTCCGGTTCTGGTCGTACAAACGCTGGGTGTTCGGCAAGGAGGTTGTGCCTGCCCCTGCGGTGGTCACTTCCGGGACGGATGCGACCGGCACCGAGCCCGCAGCTGTGGCCGACGCCGCGGCGACGATCGTCCGGACCGTCCCGGAGCAGCGCTCCGACCGCGAACCGGTCCGCGCCGACCTCTAA
- a CDS encoding GtrA family protein, with protein sequence MDFVRRLRDRWHALIKELTKFGIIGIVNTALDFAVWNALLFIGPIKAQVIATIVSATSSYFMNRHWTFRHRARSGLRREYLLFFGFNAIGLLITAAILGVAAYVFHVEHVAALNVVKLFAIAVATAFRFWAYRRWVFLHPEDQLYEPEEEPAPQR encoded by the coding sequence GTGGACTTCGTGCGGCGTCTTCGCGACCGATGGCACGCCCTGATCAAGGAACTGACGAAGTTCGGCATCATCGGCATCGTCAACACCGCGCTCGACTTCGCGGTCTGGAACGCGCTGCTGTTCATCGGCCCGATCAAGGCGCAGGTCATCGCGACGATTGTCTCCGCCACGTCGTCGTACTTCATGAACCGGCACTGGACGTTCCGGCACCGGGCCCGCTCCGGCCTGCGCCGGGAGTACCTGCTGTTCTTCGGCTTCAACGCGATCGGGCTGTTGATCACCGCTGCCATCCTGGGGGTGGCGGCCTACGTCTTCCACGTCGAACACGTTGCGGCGCTCAACGTCGTCAAGCTGTTCGCGATCGCGGTCGCCACCGCGTTCCGGTTTTGGGCGTACCGCCGCTGGGTCTTCCTGCACCCGGAGGACCAGCTGTACGAACCCGAAGAGGAGCCGGCCCCCCAGCGGTAG
- a CDS encoding 5-(carboxyamino)imidazole ribonucleotide synthase, with protein MHPRTGLPVVGMVGAGQLARMTHQAAIALGQSLRVLAVDPEDGAALVAADVLVGHHTDLAALRKLAAGSEVVTFDHEHVPPDHLRALVAEGFTVYPGPDALIHAQDKQVMRERLSALGAPVPRWAPVASVEDVVAFAAAGGDRPVVAKATRGGYDGRGVWMISDPSQVRELLDAGTPLIVEERVPLVRELAAVVARSPFGQVAAWPVVETVQRDGINVEVIAPAPGLSEERAIEAQELAIRLAAELDVVGVLAVELFETPDGIVVNELAMRPHNSAHWTIEGSRTSQFEQHLRAVLDYPLGATGLTAPYVVMANLLGGDVTPPRPGATPRTEPADHHHYKPPADMTLDERLHHMFAAEPGVKVHLYGKELRPGRKVGHVTALGDDLDDVRRRARRAVHWLREGRPPMEGQTS; from the coding sequence ATGCACCCCCGTACCGGACTCCCGGTAGTCGGCATGGTGGGCGCCGGTCAACTTGCCCGGATGACCCATCAAGCCGCGATTGCGCTCGGCCAGTCGCTGCGTGTTCTCGCGGTCGATCCGGAGGACGGCGCCGCGCTGGTCGCCGCCGACGTTCTGGTCGGCCACCACACCGATCTGGCGGCGCTGCGCAAGCTCGCGGCCGGGTCCGAGGTGGTCACGTTCGACCACGAGCACGTCCCGCCGGATCACCTGCGCGCGCTGGTGGCCGAGGGCTTCACGGTCTACCCGGGCCCGGACGCGCTGATTCACGCCCAGGACAAGCAGGTCATGCGGGAGCGGCTCTCCGCCCTCGGTGCGCCGGTGCCGCGGTGGGCGCCGGTCGCGTCGGTCGAGGACGTCGTAGCCTTCGCAGCCGCCGGGGGCGATCGCCCGGTGGTGGCCAAGGCCACGCGCGGCGGTTACGACGGCCGCGGCGTCTGGATGATCAGCGACCCGTCGCAGGTACGTGAACTCCTCGACGCCGGAACGCCGCTGATCGTCGAGGAGCGGGTACCGCTCGTCCGTGAGCTGGCCGCCGTCGTGGCGCGTTCGCCGTTCGGCCAGGTCGCCGCGTGGCCGGTGGTGGAGACCGTGCAGCGGGACGGCATCAACGTCGAGGTGATCGCGCCGGCGCCGGGGCTGTCGGAGGAGCGGGCGATCGAAGCCCAGGAGCTGGCGATCCGGCTCGCGGCCGAGCTCGACGTCGTCGGGGTGCTGGCGGTGGAGCTGTTCGAGACGCCGGACGGCATCGTCGTCAACGAGCTGGCGATGCGCCCGCACAACTCGGCGCACTGGACGATCGAGGGCTCCCGGACGTCGCAGTTCGAGCAGCACCTGCGGGCGGTGCTCGACTACCCGCTCGGTGCGACCGGTCTCACCGCGCCGTACGTCGTCATGGCCAACCTGCTCGGTGGCGACGTGACGCCGCCCCGGCCAGGGGCCACGCCACGGACGGAGCCCGCGGACCACCACCACTACAAGCCTCCCGCCGACATGACGCTCGACGAGCGGCTGCACCACATGTTCGCCGCCGAGCCGGGCGTCAAGGTGCACCTGTACGGCAAGGAACTCCGACCGGGACGGAAGGTCGGACACGTGACCGCGCTCGGCGACGACCTGGACGACGTCCGCCGCCGGGCCCGGCGTGCGGTGCACTGGCTTCGAGAGGGGCGTCCCCCCATGGAAGGGCAAACATCGTGA
- the purE gene encoding 5-(carboxyamino)imidazole ribonucleotide mutase, with the protein MGSDSDWPTMKAAAEALAEFGIEREVRVVSAHRTPRAMLDYAESAADRGLKVIIAGAGGAAHLPGMVASMTPLPVIGVPVPLKHLDGMDSLLSIVQMPAGVPVATVSIGGARNAGLLAVRILAASDPALRAKMVTFQDDLRALVAQKDAALQAHSKT; encoded by the coding sequence ATGGGCAGCGACTCCGACTGGCCCACGATGAAGGCGGCGGCCGAGGCGCTCGCCGAGTTCGGGATCGAGCGCGAGGTGCGGGTGGTCTCCGCGCACCGGACGCCGCGCGCGATGCTCGACTACGCGGAATCGGCGGCGGACCGCGGCCTGAAGGTGATCATCGCGGGGGCGGGCGGTGCCGCGCACCTGCCCGGCATGGTGGCCTCGATGACGCCGCTACCGGTGATCGGCGTCCCGGTGCCGCTCAAGCACCTGGACGGCATGGACTCGCTGCTCTCGATCGTCCAGATGCCGGCCGGAGTACCGGTGGCCACCGTGAGCATCGGTGGTGCCCGAAACGCCGGGCTGCTGGCGGTGCGCATCCTCGCCGCGAGCGACCCCGCGCTGCGCGCGAAGATGGTCACGTTCCAGGACGACCTGCGCGCCCTGGTGGCTCAGAAAGACGCCGCCCTCCAGGCCCACTCGAAAACCTGA
- a CDS encoding CoA-binding protein, producing the protein MSTATKHSDPDSIRRLLAAKTWAFVGLTDTPYRTVYQMAAFLQRNGVRIVPVNPRAESVLGEQGYTDLEGIPFAVDVVGIYRRSEFVAPHVDEAIRISADGVWMPLDVVDEDAAARALDAGLTVVMDHCPKIEWPAYGRR; encoded by the coding sequence ATGAGCACGGCAACGAAGCACAGTGATCCGGATTCGATCCGCCGGTTGTTGGCGGCCAAGACGTGGGCGTTCGTCGGGCTCACCGACACCCCGTACCGCACCGTGTACCAGATGGCGGCGTTCCTGCAGCGCAACGGTGTCCGGATCGTGCCGGTCAACCCGCGCGCCGAGTCCGTCCTGGGCGAACAGGGCTATACCGACCTCGAAGGGATCCCGTTCGCCGTCGACGTCGTGGGGATCTACCGCCGCTCGGAGTTCGTCGCGCCGCACGTCGACGAGGCGATCCGGATCAGCGCCGACGGCGTGTGGATGCCGCTCGACGTCGTCGACGAGGACGCGGCGGCCCGGGCCCTCGACGCCGGGCTCACGGTCGTCATGGACCACTGCCCGAAGATCGAGTGGCCCGCGTACGGACGGCGCTAG